From Erwinia sp. HDF1-3R, one genomic window encodes:
- a CDS encoding cysteine dioxygenase, whose protein sequence is MMPLQHHRLRDFVGSLASLLDSHPSEETILHQGRQLLGELIRHDDWLGPEFAQPDPERYQQYLLHADAQQRFSVVSFVWGPGQRTPIHDHRVWGLIGMLRGSEISQGYRREAQGLTPDGEPVRLEPGSVEAVSPAAGDIHRVSNGQDRVSISIHVYGGNIGAVKRAVYQPDGSEKTFISGYNNAFLPNIWDLSHD, encoded by the coding sequence ATAATGCCTCTTCAACATCACCGGCTGCGCGACTTTGTCGGAAGCCTGGCCTCGCTGCTGGATAGCCATCCCAGCGAGGAAACCATTCTGCACCAGGGTCGTCAGCTCCTCGGTGAACTTATCCGCCATGATGACTGGCTTGGGCCGGAATTCGCCCAGCCGGATCCTGAACGTTATCAGCAATATCTGCTGCACGCCGATGCGCAACAGCGTTTTTCGGTCGTGAGCTTCGTCTGGGGGCCTGGTCAGCGCACGCCGATACACGATCACCGCGTCTGGGGGCTGATTGGCATGCTGCGCGGCAGTGAAATTTCTCAGGGGTATCGACGGGAGGCTCAGGGCCTGACGCCCGACGGCGAGCCGGTTCGCCTCGAACCTGGCAGCGTGGAGGCCGTCTCGCCCGCAGCAGGGGATATCCACCGCGTCAGCAATGGGCAGGATCGCGTTTCGATCAGTATTCACGTTTACGGCGGCAATATTGGTGCCGTAAAGCGGGCCGTCTATCAGCCCGATGGCAGTGAAAAAACCTTTATTTCTGGCTACAACAACGCTTTTTTACCCAATATATGGGATCTTTCACATGACTGA
- a CDS encoding nuclear transport factor 2 family protein → MSDRQTPRPPLPPFTRESAIEKVRLAEDGWNSRDPEKVSLAYSVDTRWRNRAEFVESRDECKAFLERKWRKELDYRLIKELWAFADNRIAVRYAYEWHDDSGNWFRSYGNENWEFDEDGLMTRRFACINDMPINASDRKFHWPAGRRPDDHPGLSDLGL, encoded by the coding sequence ATGTCCGATCGTCAGACCCCACGCCCACCGCTTCCCCCTTTTACGCGCGAATCAGCCATTGAGAAGGTTCGTCTGGCCGAGGATGGCTGGAACAGCCGCGATCCAGAAAAAGTCTCGCTGGCTTACTCCGTCGATACCCGGTGGCGAAATCGCGCCGAATTCGTCGAGAGCCGCGATGAGTGTAAAGCCTTTCTTGAACGGAAATGGCGTAAAGAGCTGGATTACCGCCTGATAAAAGAGCTGTGGGCCTTTGCCGATAACCGCATTGCCGTTCGCTATGCCTATGAGTGGCATGACGATTCAGGAAACTGGTTTCGTTCCTATGGCAATGAAAACTGGGAGTTTGACGAAGATGGCCTGATGACCCGGCGATTTGCCTGTATTAATGATATGCCGATCAACGCGTCAGACCGCAAATTCCACTGGCCTGCCGGGCGCCGCCCGGATGACCATCCCGGTCTGTCAGATCTGGGTCTTTAA
- a CDS encoding NupC/NupG family nucleoside CNT transporter → MSRILHFALALGVVTLLALLVSSDRKNIRIRFVIQLLVIEVLLAWFFLNSEVGLGFVQGFAGFFDKLLSYAAQGTGFVFGNMSDKGLAFFWLNVLCPIVFISALIGILQHFRILPVVIRAIGTVLSKVNGMGKLESFNAVSSLILGQSENFIAYKDILGKMSQRRMYTMAATAMSTVSMSIVGAYMTMLQPKYVVAALILNMFSTFIVLSLINPYRVESEEDLKLNDLHKGQSFFEMLGEYILAGFKVAVIVAAMLIGFIALISAINALFDTIFGISFQGVLGYVFYPFAWVMGVPAGEALQVGSIMATKLVSNEFVAMMDLQKVAGTLSPRGVGILSVFLVSFANFSSIGIVAGAIKGLNEQQGNVVSRFGLKLLYGSTLVSILSASIAGLVLG, encoded by the coding sequence ATGTCCCGCATTCTGCATTTTGCTTTAGCACTGGGTGTCGTCACGCTGCTGGCCCTGCTGGTGAGTAGCGATCGCAAGAACATTCGTATACGTTTTGTTATCCAGCTTCTGGTTATTGAGGTGCTGCTGGCGTGGTTCTTCCTCAACTCAGAAGTCGGCCTCGGGTTCGTGCAGGGCTTTGCCGGGTTTTTCGACAAGCTGCTCTCCTATGCTGCACAGGGAACCGGTTTTGTCTTTGGCAACATGAGCGATAAAGGGCTGGCCTTCTTCTGGCTGAACGTGCTCTGCCCGATCGTCTTTATCTCCGCGCTGATCGGCATTTTGCAGCATTTCCGCATTCTACCGGTTGTCATCCGCGCGATTGGCACCGTACTGTCGAAAGTAAACGGCATGGGTAAGCTGGAGTCTTTCAACGCGGTAAGCTCGCTGATTTTGGGACAGTCAGAAAACTTTATCGCCTACAAAGATATCCTTGGAAAAATGTCGCAGCGCCGCATGTACACCATGGCGGCTACCGCGATGTCGACCGTATCAATGTCTATCGTCGGTGCCTATATGACGATGCTCCAGCCGAAGTACGTGGTGGCGGCGCTGATCCTGAATATGTTCAGCACCTTTATCGTACTCTCGCTGATTAATCCCTATCGCGTCGAGAGTGAAGAAGACCTTAAGCTGAACGATCTGCATAAAGGGCAAAGCTTCTTTGAAATGCTGGGCGAATACATCCTGGCCGGTTTCAAGGTGGCCGTGATAGTGGCGGCGATGCTGATTGGCTTTATTGCGCTGATCTCCGCCATTAACGCACTGTTTGACACCATTTTTGGCATCAGCTTCCAGGGCGTGCTGGGCTATGTGTTCTATCCGTTTGCCTGGGTGATGGGCGTGCCTGCGGGAGAAGCCCTGCAGGTTGGCAGCATTATGGCCACCAAGCTGGTTTCAAACGAATTTGTGGCCATGATGGACCTGCAAAAAGTGGCCGGTACCCTGTCGCCGCGCGGCGTGGGCATCCTTTCCGTGTTCCTTGTGTCGTTCGCCAACTTCTCGTCTATCGGCATCGTGGCCGGTGCGATTAAGGGCCTGAACGAGCAGCAGGGTAATGTGGTTTCCCGCTTTGGTCTGAAGCTGCTGTACGGCTCAACGCTGGTGAGCATACTGTCCGCCTCTATTGCCGGGCTGGTGCTGGGCTAA
- a CDS encoding LLM class flavin-dependent oxidoreductase, with translation MGIQFLGMIGHRLASEIIAPRGPLFNKQYIADFAQAHEQAGFDRVLVGYWSDQPDGFLVTAHAAANTSRIKFLLAHRPGFVSPTLAARKLATLDQLTDGRLAVHIISGGSDAEQRRDGDFLNKTQRYARTDDFLSVLRQGLEADHPWDHQGEYFQTEQAFSAIKPVQAHLPVYFGGSSPEAIAVAARHADVFALWGEPLAGAAETVRTVRAAAAKQGREIGFNISFRPIIAPTEKEAWEKAEHILETARNKLTASGHDFGLPKPQSVGAQRLLAAANEGARLDKVLWTGIAKLVSGGYNSTALVGTPDQVSDALLDYYNLGIKSVLIRGFDPLNDAREYGKELIPLTREKVAARRVARSA, from the coding sequence ATGGGCATTCAGTTCCTTGGTATGATCGGCCATAGGCTGGCGTCAGAAATCATCGCTCCCCGCGGCCCGCTTTTTAATAAGCAGTATATTGCAGACTTCGCCCAGGCCCATGAGCAGGCAGGCTTTGACCGCGTGCTGGTCGGTTACTGGTCAGATCAGCCTGATGGCTTTCTGGTCACCGCACATGCGGCGGCGAATACGTCGCGCATCAAATTTTTACTGGCGCATCGGCCCGGCTTCGTCTCCCCGACGCTGGCCGCCCGCAAGCTGGCCACGCTGGACCAGCTAACCGATGGCCGACTGGCCGTGCATATCATCAGCGGGGGCAGCGACGCGGAGCAGCGTCGCGACGGCGACTTTCTCAACAAGACGCAGCGCTACGCGCGCACCGATGACTTTCTCAGCGTACTGCGACAGGGCCTGGAAGCCGATCATCCCTGGGATCATCAGGGAGAGTATTTCCAGACTGAACAGGCGTTTTCCGCCATCAAGCCGGTGCAGGCGCACCTTCCCGTCTATTTCGGCGGCTCATCGCCCGAGGCAATTGCGGTTGCCGCGCGTCATGCCGATGTGTTCGCTCTCTGGGGCGAGCCGCTGGCGGGCGCGGCGGAAACGGTGCGCACCGTGCGCGCCGCCGCCGCTAAGCAGGGCCGTGAAATCGGCTTCAATATCTCTTTCCGTCCCATTATTGCCCCAACGGAGAAGGAAGCCTGGGAGAAGGCGGAACATATTCTGGAGACGGCGCGCAACAAGCTGACCGCGTCCGGTCACGATTTTGGCCTGCCGAAACCGCAAAGCGTGGGTGCGCAGCGGCTGCTGGCAGCGGCGAATGAAGGGGCGCGGCTGGACAAGGTTCTGTGGACCGGCATTGCCAAACTGGTGAGCGGCGGCTACAACTCCACCGCCCTGGTCGGCACGCCGGACCAGGTGTCTGATGCCCTGCTGGACTATTACAACCTGGGCATTAAAAGCGTACTGATCCGCGGCTTTGATCCCCTCAACGATGCACGGGAGTATGGTAAAGAGCTAATCCCGCTTACGCGGGAAAAAGTGGCGGCACGTCGCGTAGCAAGGAGTGCCTGA
- a CDS encoding Rpn family recombination-promoting nuclease/putative transposase, translating to MANRKAKSSAKGTPTPHDLVFKQFLTHSDTARDFMQLHLPTELQAVCDFSTLKLESGSFVEESLRPYFSDVLYSLRTTAGDESYIHVLIEHQSTPDRHMAFRLLRYSIAAMQRHLDAGHKKLPLVIPVLFYTGRRSPYPYSTRWLDEFNDPELAEKLYSADFPVVDVTVIPDEEIMGHRSMAALTLLQKHIHRRDLADLLDNLVSLLLAEHMTGQQLISLINYLVQAGETSDAEAFVRELAQRVPQHEDELMTIAQQLEQKGIEKGIEKGIEKGIQLGRQVGRNEAKLEVARTMLQNGLDRDTVMKMTGLNADDLAQIRH from the coding sequence ATGGCTAACAGGAAAGCTAAAAGTAGTGCAAAGGGTACCCCGACCCCACATGACCTGGTGTTTAAACAGTTTCTTACGCATTCCGATACCGCACGGGATTTCATGCAGCTGCATCTGCCCACAGAACTGCAGGCTGTCTGTGACTTCAGTACCCTCAAGCTGGAGTCAGGCAGCTTTGTGGAGGAAAGCTTACGCCCTTACTTTAGCGACGTACTCTACAGCCTGAGAACCACAGCCGGTGATGAGAGTTATATCCACGTACTCATCGAGCACCAGTCCACACCTGACAGACATATGGCGTTCCGGCTTCTTCGTTACTCAATTGCGGCTATGCAACGCCATCTGGACGCCGGGCATAAAAAGCTGCCGCTGGTGATCCCGGTGCTGTTCTACACGGGCAGGCGCAGCCCCTACCCTTATTCTACCCGCTGGCTGGACGAATTTAACGATCCTGAGCTGGCCGAAAAGCTCTATAGCGCTGACTTTCCAGTGGTCGATGTGACAGTCATACCTGATGAAGAGATCATGGGCCACCGCAGTATGGCCGCGTTGACGCTGCTGCAGAAACATATTCACCGGCGCGATCTGGCTGACCTGCTGGACAATCTGGTCAGCCTGCTGCTGGCAGAACACATGACAGGACAGCAGCTGATTTCACTGATAAACTATCTCGTACAGGCAGGCGAAACTTCAGACGCAGAGGCCTTTGTACGTGAACTGGCACAGCGGGTGCCGCAACATGAGGACGAACTGATGACCATCGCGCAACAGCTTGAACAGAAGGGTATCGAGAAAGGTATCGAGAAAGGTATCGAGAAAGGTATCCAGCTGGGCAGACAGGTAGGTCGCAATGAAGCCAAACTCGAAGTTGCCCGTACCATGCTGCAGAACGGCCTTGACCGCGACACCGTTATGAAAATGACGGGTCTGAACGCAGACGATCTGGCGCAGATCCGCCACTGA
- a CDS encoding NtaA/DmoA family FMN-dependent monooxygenase (This protein belongs to a clade of FMN-dependent monooxygenases, within a broader family of flavin-dependent oxidoreductases, the luciferase-like monooxygenase (LMM) family, some of whose members use coenzyme F420 rather than FMN.), whose translation MHLALYLSDTGLHAGGWRHPEAQNPDPMQLSTWLTLVKKAEEAKFDFAFVADKLSIDDIYGGDIATTVQYRPGYARPEPMALLTALGLFTDRIGLGGTLSTTYGEPFHAARTLATLDHFSAGRMAWNAVTSTNDGEARNFSRSQHMGHNARYQRAGEFIDAVHRLLASWQPDARVADKASGVWVDPQKVSYTHFHGEHFQIQGPLTVAASPQGRPVQILAGVSQDFRDVATRVGEVIFTVQPERARAQQFYQQFKAEMLAQGRQPEACKILPGVMPIVGATRREAEEKRRLLDELVNPLAGLSFMSASMNYDLSQHDPDALFPDIFPHISGSKGRFEYVIAQARREGKTLAQVAKTYAASASFPVMVGTAAEIATEMTLWVDSGACDGFVLMPADMPASLNDFADYVVPELQQRGAFRQDYPGKTLRDHLNLPLQ comes from the coding sequence ATGCATCTTGCACTCTATCTTAGCGATACCGGGCTGCATGCAGGCGGCTGGCGCCATCCCGAGGCGCAAAACCCGGATCCGATGCAGCTCAGCACCTGGCTGACGCTGGTTAAAAAAGCCGAGGAGGCGAAGTTTGATTTCGCTTTCGTGGCCGATAAGCTGTCGATCGATGATATCTACGGCGGCGATATCGCCACCACCGTGCAGTATCGTCCCGGCTATGCCCGCCCGGAACCGATGGCGCTGCTTACCGCGCTTGGCCTGTTTACCGATCGCATCGGGCTGGGCGGCACGCTCTCCACCACCTACGGCGAACCCTTTCACGCCGCCCGCACGCTGGCGACCCTCGATCACTTTAGCGCCGGGCGCATGGCGTGGAATGCCGTTACCTCCACTAACGACGGTGAGGCGCGTAACTTCAGCCGCTCGCAGCATATGGGGCACAACGCGCGCTATCAGCGTGCCGGGGAGTTTATTGATGCAGTACACCGGCTGCTGGCGAGCTGGCAGCCCGATGCGCGCGTGGCTGATAAAGCCTCAGGGGTCTGGGTCGATCCGCAAAAGGTCAGCTACACCCATTTCCACGGCGAGCATTTCCAGATCCAGGGGCCGCTGACGGTGGCAGCCTCTCCCCAGGGAAGGCCGGTGCAGATTCTGGCCGGGGTCTCACAGGATTTCCGCGATGTGGCCACCCGCGTGGGCGAAGTTATTTTTACCGTGCAGCCGGAGCGGGCGCGGGCGCAGCAGTTTTACCAGCAGTTTAAAGCAGAGATGCTCGCGCAGGGCCGCCAGCCGGAAGCCTGTAAAATCCTGCCCGGCGTGATGCCGATAGTGGGCGCAACGCGCCGGGAGGCAGAGGAAAAGCGGCGGCTGCTGGACGAGCTGGTCAACCCGCTGGCCGGGCTAAGCTTTATGTCCGCCAGCATGAATTACGATTTGTCACAGCACGATCCCGATGCGCTTTTCCCGGATATTTTCCCGCATATCAGCGGCAGTAAAGGGCGCTTTGAGTATGTTATCGCTCAGGCGCGCAGGGAGGGGAAAACCCTGGCGCAGGTCGCCAAAACTTATGCGGCGAGCGCGTCGTTCCCGGTGATGGTCGGCACCGCGGCAGAGATAGCCACTGAAATGACGCTCTGGGTGGACAGCGGAGCCTGCGACGGTTTTGTACTGATGCCCGCCGATATGCCCGCATCGCTCAATGATTTTGCGGACTACGTTGTGCCGGAGCTGCAACAGCGGGGGGCTTTTCGTCAGGATTACCCGGGGAAGACGCTGCGCGACCATCTCAACCTGCCGCTGCAATAA
- a CDS encoding aliphatic sulfonate ABC transporter substrate-binding protein has product MKAFTLSTLGLIAALLSTPTLAANTLAVGDQRGNARAILEAAGELKNTPYTLEWHEFANAAPLLEAMRAGSIDAGSVGDAPLTFAVAAGLDAKGILATRYAGNALIVKNGSAIHRVEDLRGKRIATVKGSSGHNLALQALKRAGVDPASVSFVFTTPAEATLVLDQGGVDAVSTWEPYVSFATSQSGAQIIADGRDYPAINYLIASNSAIASKRAELVDFSQRLTRARAWGEQHPEAYAASISKLLRIPQAVALLKVKREVNSIDDNSQEVLKVQQNTADLYVTNGLIPKPLSAAAFVDLSLSQRK; this is encoded by the coding sequence ATGAAAGCATTCACCCTGAGTACCCTCGGCCTGATCGCGGCGTTACTGTCAACGCCAACGCTGGCGGCCAATACGCTGGCCGTCGGCGATCAGCGCGGCAACGCCCGCGCCATCCTCGAGGCCGCCGGAGAGCTAAAAAATACCCCCTATACGCTGGAATGGCATGAATTTGCTAATGCGGCACCGCTGCTGGAGGCGATGCGTGCCGGCTCTATTGATGCGGGTTCGGTCGGCGATGCGCCGCTAACCTTTGCCGTGGCCGCCGGACTGGATGCGAAGGGGATCCTGGCCACGCGCTATGCCGGTAATGCGCTGATTGTCAAAAACGGCAGTGCGATCCATCGGGTGGAGGATCTGCGCGGAAAGCGCATTGCGACGGTGAAAGGGTCATCCGGCCATAACCTGGCTCTACAGGCACTGAAGCGCGCGGGTGTCGATCCGGCCAGCGTCTCATTTGTCTTTACCACGCCAGCCGAAGCGACGCTGGTGCTGGATCAGGGTGGAGTGGATGCGGTGTCGACCTGGGAACCCTACGTCTCTTTCGCCACGTCCCAGTCCGGCGCGCAGATTATTGCCGACGGCCGTGACTACCCGGCGATCAACTACCTGATAGCCAGCAACAGCGCCATCGCCAGCAAACGGGCCGAGCTGGTTGATTTCAGCCAGCGCCTGACGCGCGCCCGCGCGTGGGGTGAGCAGCATCCCGAGGCGTATGCGGCGTCAATCAGTAAGCTGCTGCGTATTCCGCAGGCGGTGGCGCTGCTCAAGGTGAAGCGGGAGGTGAATAGCATTGATGACAACAGTCAGGAGGTGCTTAAAGTGCAGCAGAATACCGCTGACCTGTACGTGACAAATGGCCTGATCCCCAAACCGCTCAGCGCCGCAGCCTTCGTCGATCTCAGCCTGTCGCAGAGGAAGTAA
- a CDS encoding rhodanese homology domain-containing protein has protein sequence MTDTPLHFRRAAEIRSALLQHQEVALIDVREEAYYATGHPLFAVNIPLSKLEIEILNRVPRLATPVTIYDGGEGLAAVAAARLSALGYADVALLENNLAGWQAGGGELFIDVNSPSKAFGELVESRRHTPSLPAEEVNALLHSGSPVVVLDSRRFDEYQTMSIPGGISVPGAELVLRVRDLAPSAETTIVVNCAGRTRSIIGTQSLINAGIENPVYALRNGTIGWTLAGLKLDHGQTRRFSKVSENAKIQAAKAARKVADSVGVKRVSGTQLSQWQQQETRTRYLFDVRDAEEYAAGHLPGARHVPGGQLVQETDHYASVRGAQVILVDDDGVRANMSASWLAQMGWDVAVVDGLSAADFSATGAWSPTIPALPHQEEVEPAVLATWLDQGGTQLLDFTTSANYVNGHIPGAAWLQRALLTQKGKEAIPAAQRYVVTCGSSMLARFAVQQISELTGRPVVVLKGGNTAWKAAGLPVEQGETRLLQPRDDRYRRPYEGTDNAPEAMQAYLDWEFGLIAQLDRDGTHGFHVLTENVAGA, from the coding sequence ATGACTGACACACCACTACATTTTCGTCGCGCAGCCGAGATTCGATCCGCCCTCCTTCAGCACCAGGAGGTGGCGCTCATCGACGTGCGCGAAGAGGCGTACTACGCCACCGGCCATCCGCTGTTTGCGGTTAATATCCCCCTTTCGAAGCTGGAGATTGAAATCCTCAACCGCGTGCCCCGGCTGGCAACGCCGGTGACGATCTACGACGGCGGTGAAGGACTGGCGGCCGTCGCGGCCGCGCGCTTATCCGCGCTTGGCTACGCTGATGTAGCGCTGCTGGAGAATAACCTGGCAGGCTGGCAGGCGGGCGGCGGCGAGCTGTTTATTGACGTCAACTCCCCCAGCAAGGCCTTCGGCGAGCTGGTCGAAAGTCGTCGTCACACGCCCTCTCTGCCTGCGGAAGAGGTGAACGCCCTGCTGCACAGCGGCAGCCCGGTGGTGGTGCTGGACAGCCGCCGCTTTGATGAGTATCAGACGATGAGTATTCCCGGCGGCATCAGCGTACCGGGTGCTGAGCTGGTATTGCGCGTACGGGATCTGGCTCCCTCGGCGGAAACAACCATCGTCGTTAACTGTGCGGGACGCACCCGCAGTATTATCGGTACGCAGTCCCTGATTAATGCCGGGATTGAGAATCCTGTTTATGCACTGCGTAATGGCACTATCGGCTGGACGCTGGCCGGATTGAAGCTGGATCATGGGCAAACGCGCCGCTTTAGCAAGGTGAGCGAGAATGCAAAAATTCAGGCTGCAAAGGCCGCGCGAAAAGTCGCCGATAGCGTCGGCGTTAAGCGGGTGTCAGGCACGCAGCTCAGCCAGTGGCAGCAGCAGGAAACACGGACGCGCTATCTTTTCGACGTGCGGGACGCAGAGGAGTACGCTGCGGGGCATCTGCCGGGCGCGCGTCACGTGCCGGGCGGCCAGCTGGTTCAGGAAACCGATCACTACGCCAGCGTCAGAGGGGCGCAGGTGATATTGGTTGATGATGATGGCGTGCGGGCCAATATGAGCGCTTCCTGGCTGGCGCAGATGGGCTGGGATGTGGCGGTAGTGGACGGGCTCAGCGCCGCTGATTTCAGTGCCACCGGGGCCTGGTCACCTACAATCCCTGCCCTGCCCCACCAGGAGGAGGTTGAGCCTGCCGTACTGGCAACGTGGCTGGATCAGGGAGGCACCCAGCTGCTGGACTTCACCACCAGCGCTAACTACGTTAACGGCCATATACCCGGTGCCGCCTGGCTACAGCGGGCGCTGCTGACCCAGAAAGGGAAAGAGGCGATACCGGCTGCGCAACGCTATGTGGTGACCTGCGGCAGCAGCATGCTGGCGCGCTTTGCGGTTCAGCAGATCTCCGAGCTGACCGGCAGGCCGGTGGTGGTGCTGAAGGGCGGCAACACGGCCTGGAAAGCCGCAGGGCTGCCCGTGGAGCAGGGAGAGACAAGGCTACTCCAGCCGCGCGACGATCGCTATCGCCGCCCCTATGAGGGCACCGACAACGCCCCCGAAGCGATGCAGGCTTACCTCGACTGGGAGTTTGGTCTCATTGCCCAGCTGGATCGCGATGGCACCCACGGCTTTCACGTATTGACGGAAAACGTTGCCGGGGCGTAG
- a CDS encoding LysR family transcriptional regulator has translation MTYLFAGALLMLSLFAGGKWKMKLDDLQAFVTLVQLQSTQQTAEKLGLTQPAVTRRVQNFEESLGVQLLDRQTKPLKPTSLGWQVYQQCQRIAGQVNELNQLVATDAPPSGVLRFGLPHTLSDTTLLPALALMQSRYPHLQLRLNSGWGDRLLGSLDQAALDAALLLAPADKIFNDALNATALGTVPLAIVTADDGEPLPATLAACYKTGWILNPDGCGFRATLARALADRGLPLTLNVEVQGVAMQLALIAAGRGLGIMPEILVKHGSPQHRVRSVPLADFAPISQLWLVHPSLPANQQAAVAVFATELAKGYHPGGDRH, from the coding sequence TTGACATATCTGTTTGCGGGCGCGCTGCTTATGCTGAGCCTCTTTGCCGGTGGAAAATGGAAAATGAAACTCGACGATCTGCAAGCCTTTGTCACCCTTGTTCAGCTACAGTCGACCCAGCAGACGGCTGAAAAACTGGGTCTGACGCAGCCCGCGGTGACCCGCCGCGTGCAAAATTTTGAAGAGTCGCTTGGCGTTCAACTGCTCGACAGACAGACCAAGCCCCTGAAACCCACGTCGCTGGGCTGGCAGGTTTATCAGCAGTGTCAGCGTATTGCCGGGCAGGTGAATGAACTCAATCAGCTGGTGGCGACAGACGCGCCACCCAGCGGCGTGCTGCGCTTCGGCCTGCCTCACACTCTTTCCGATACCACGCTGCTGCCCGCGCTGGCGCTGATGCAGTCTCGCTATCCCCACCTCCAGCTGCGGCTAAACAGCGGCTGGGGCGATCGGCTGCTGGGCTCCCTCGATCAGGCCGCGCTGGATGCGGCGCTGCTGCTGGCCCCCGCCGATAAAATTTTCAATGACGCCCTCAACGCGACGGCGCTGGGAACCGTGCCGCTGGCAATCGTCACCGCTGACGACGGCGAGCCACTGCCTGCCACGCTGGCGGCCTGCTATAAGACGGGGTGGATCCTCAACCCTGACGGCTGCGGCTTTCGCGCAACTCTTGCGCGAGCGCTGGCCGATCGCGGTCTTCCCCTGACGCTGAATGTCGAAGTTCAGGGCGTGGCGATGCAGCTGGCGCTGATTGCCGCAGGACGCGGGCTGGGTATTATGCCGGAGATACTGGTGAAGCACGGTTCCCCTCAGCATCGGGTGCGCAGCGTACCGCTGGCTGACTTTGCTCCCATTAGCCAACTCTGGCTCGTGCACCCTTCCCTTCCCGCAAATCAACAGGCGGCGGTGGCGGTATTTGCTACTGAACTGGCGAAGGGGTATCACCCGGGCGGGGACCGACATTAG
- a CDS encoding ABC transporter substrate-binding protein, whose product MRFSLLVFGLAAALSLSASAAEKVTLKLGDVKGDRFISLRESGQLKDLPYDLKLTSFDSGAPVQEALNAGALDIGFTGDLPFLFVFAAGAPVKAVGAWQNNPDSIALLTRPDSGIHSLKDLKGKQIAVNRGGWGHYLLLGLLERAGLKLSDVTLRFLGPVDGRAALASHAVDAWATWEPYVSSAEEVDKDVRVPEGGGKGILSGYSYALAREEALKDPAKREAIADLMTRLARAQVWAAQHPQAFANALSTSLGFPPAIAARWIASAQIRPLNFTPQVADTLQKSADFFFNYHVLPKRIDVHQAFDYDLSAGANQVASEQGIK is encoded by the coding sequence ATGCGATTTTCACTGCTTGTTTTCGGGCTGGCCGCTGCCCTCTCTCTGAGTGCCAGCGCGGCGGAGAAGGTTACCCTTAAGCTGGGGGACGTTAAGGGCGACCGGTTCATCTCGCTGCGCGAATCGGGCCAGCTAAAGGATCTGCCCTACGACCTGAAACTGACCTCGTTTGACTCCGGCGCGCCGGTGCAGGAAGCGTTAAACGCCGGTGCGCTGGACATTGGCTTCACCGGCGATCTGCCGTTCCTTTTCGTGTTCGCGGCAGGCGCGCCGGTGAAGGCGGTGGGCGCCTGGCAAAACAATCCGGACAGTATTGCGCTGCTTACGCGACCTGATAGCGGTATTCACAGCCTGAAGGATCTCAAAGGTAAACAGATCGCCGTAAACCGCGGTGGCTGGGGCCATTATCTGCTGCTGGGCCTGCTGGAGCGCGCGGGCCTGAAACTCTCGGACGTGACGCTGCGTTTTCTTGGCCCGGTCGATGGCCGGGCGGCGCTTGCCAGCCATGCCGTGGATGCCTGGGCCACCTGGGAACCCTACGTTTCCTCTGCGGAGGAAGTGGATAAAGATGTGAGGGTGCCGGAGGGCGGCGGCAAAGGGATCCTATCCGGCTACTCCTATGCGCTGGCGCGGGAGGAGGCGCTAAAGGATCCGGCTAAGCGGGAAGCCATTGCCGATTTAATGACCCGCCTTGCCAGAGCACAGGTCTGGGCCGCGCAGCATCCGCAGGCGTTTGCCAACGCCCTCTCAACATCACTGGGCTTTCCACCCGCGATCGCCGCCCGCTGGATTGCCAGCGCGCAAATCCGCCCGCTGAACTTTACTCCACAGGTGGCCGATACCCTGCAAAAGTCGGCTGATTTTTTCTTTAACTATCATGTGCTGCCAAAACGTATCGACGTTCATCAGGCGTTTGACTACGACCTTTCCGCGGGCGCCAATCAGGTTGCCTCTGAACAGGGGATCAAATAA